A portion of the Salmo trutta chromosome 1, fSalTru1.1, whole genome shotgun sequence genome contains these proteins:
- the LOC115197316 gene encoding supervillin isoform X3, giving the protein MDTIENPALEPRSERIARYKAERRRELQERYGNMEELPSKWVRRDGTLMNSDGAPPSTDRILSGGVNGRAGGAEGGRRESNTPLESEPRRVSNGFEADTAADPTCIRRQCSSGSAGMLSRGESLAPPGPPGPDAAQLQTRVSVGQLRSALLQQTGTGTQPEKVSPDSGRAASSLDLAVKPGSEGGRRCTRRYHPGVSGGGRKTTERFRTQPITACEVQESGGLLEAEEEENAKADVKTDDRAKMSVAAKMSLFKELEKTAAPEASSFLKPRSGSATYERRGRRGNEHRSLTQPITCEEMVVATSTPQPAESGEAQAVQAEAEAVEDDENSKLTMSEKLALFNKLSLPGNQGDAGPHAPPERRRQKGARYRTQPITVEEVSLLQKGPIQLPPLRLFPTLSDRQQEQSVNLRPSEVRQAQPRPGADVEPNTGPHPSQQGLQQRRGSEPGEIRGILRKSPSGGPEWDRDGDTMWEGRQQDQNGGGERGNGVEERGAERHDNVPVPRRERPASSAPWRQRNRNRRETVAVCADRPSSEQSHPQEERQMDPPGNTSGRDRLSDASREEEEEERGSRVSRDTPPRQHVLVTLADQRKEDSEISHDAPAVNPQCWDPVFSSVYSNSTPQYVMCYNQTSSSFEAQEVSSPTQPLSQPQWRQKHARPVEEEELPQASVAERMRTLQESEEQWKTRGRGAANDSAQYTVAGRMAKGGLVSPVSDIHETPPSHTKRPSTGATATACPYEEISSHPGMEVGEDTKLDKLDSIVDRLNTAPQDTPLEVTSGRVKEVMTPDDREVSPPSPSALPAGAGAATGTDPEQDLSALCQTNTPMLTSEVAQHRRSVRPSRRTQGSRNPLRALAARDDIRQDFMGERVTMATVNTNRTQVEKMVKNSNMADSTLASLASTEDFSNVDLRDVTSTESMTNNNNLPISNLMLIHIKGWHHVQVRLVEPTARSLNSGDCFLLVTPTHCILWSGEFANTREKAKASELASLIQTQGDLGCRACGVNHLEEGVNTDNSLASDFWNLLGGKTQYRGAGAPEEDELYESGVVESNCLYRLVENRLVPHEQAWASIPTVSLLGSTEALVFDFGSEVYLWHGKDVAPGDRSVAVQLAQQVWGGPYDYSNCRVNPLDPTHCNPSIQPQGERRPGWALFGCVSEHKETALFREKFLDWAGDKEETTAMVVEEAQTAIPVLPQQSPLPQQPQQQLECVSLCACDAKALVAGQGVAVPGALVVSTVLEGVDVQRGHGVVPLEDGRQVELSTVAVDTWHIQEFEDSEAQLESPGQLHEGDTYLVRWTYTLSPADQSGEPGRECSAVFIWQGRHSSINGRGASALTSHEGTQVMVPQGQEPPCFLQLFQGGLVIHKGCRADTTNNTGVWRLFCVRGELPEEASLLEVDCSCGSLRSRGSLILLNSQQGALYLWHGCKVHASSREAGKRAVERLTQMCPSELGLSSDSPSRVQEVEEGAEPVEFGNAIGQQDRKAYDCMLQDPGKYNFTPRLFHLSTRSSTFLGEELQSPARLPGVVMAMPFVQESLYFVPQPALFLLDNCMELYLWQAGEPEDSQTAGSACIRWANERRCAMQTVLQYCKERNPRRPLQAYLIQDGAEPLTFTNVFPRWEKRPTPTTQGEAGRVKLTLVQDALAQLSKTQYPLEELLQTPLPEGVDPQRLEIYLSDHDFQTILEMKRDEYDSLPNWKQISLKKSKGLY; this is encoded by the exons ATGGACACTATAGAGAACCCCGCCTTGGAGCCCAGATCGGAGCGGATTGCCCGCTACAAGGCCGAAAGGAGGCGGGAGCTACAAGAACGCTATGGCAACATGGAGGAGCTCCCATCCAAGTGGGTGAGGAGGGATGGGACTCTCATGAACTCAGACGGCGCACCTCCCTCCACAGACAGGATCCTCTCTGGGGGGGTGAACGGCAGAGCGGGGGGGGCGGAGGGGGGCAGGAGGGAGAGCAACACCCCTCTGGAGTCAGAACCGAGGAGAGTCTCCAACGGCTTTGAGGCAGACACTGCTGCAGACCCAACATGCATCCGAAG GCAGTGTTCTTCTGGCTCTGCCGGCATGTTGAGTAGGGGGGAGTCCCTAGCTCCCCCAGGCCCCCCTGGACCCGACGCGGCCCAGCTGCAAACGCGGGTGTCGGTGGGCCAGTTGAGGAGTGCCCTGCTGCAGCAGACCGGGACTGGAACACAGCCTGAGAAAGT TAGTCCTGACAGTGGCCGTGCGGCCTCTTCCCTTGACCTGGCTGTAAAGCCGGGCTCGGAGGGGGGACGGCGGTGCACCCGTCGCTACCACCCTGGGGTGTCGGGCGGGGGCCGCAAAACCACCGAGCGCTTCAGGACACAGCCGATCACAGCCTGTGAGGTGCAGGAGAGCGGCGG ACTGCTAgaggcagaggaagaggagaacgcGAAAG CTGATGTGAAGACAGACGACAGAGCCAAGATGAGTGTGGCGGCCAAGATGTCTCTGTTTAAA GAGCTAGAGAAGACAGCAGCCCCTGAGGCCTCCTCCTTTCTGAAGCCTCGCTCTGGCAGCGCCACGTATGAACGCAGAGGACGCCGCGGCAACGAGCACCGCTCACTCACTCAGCCAATTACCtgtgaggagatggtggtggccACCAG CACCCCCCAGCCAGCAGAGTCAGGCGAGGCCCAGGCTGTGCAGGCCGAGGCGGAGGCGGTGGAGGACGATGAGAACAGTAAGCTGACTATGAGTGAGAAGCTGGCTCTGTTCAACAAGCTGTCCCTTCCAGGGAACCAGGGGGACGCCGGTCCCCATGCCCCCCCAGAGAGACGCAGGCAGAAGGGGGCACGCTACCGCACACAGCCCATCACCGTGGAGGAGGTCAGCCTG CTCCAGAAAGGCCCCATCCAGCTGCCCCCGCTGCGCCTGTTCCCCACCCTCTCCGACCGGCAGCAGGAGCAGTCCGTCAACCTGAGGCCCAGTGAGGTGCGTCAGGCCCAGCCTCGACCCGGGGCCGACGTGGAGCCTAACACAGGACCTCACCCATCCCAGCAGGGCCTGCAGCAGCGCAGGGGCTCTGAGCCAGGAGAGATCAGAGGCATCCTGAGGAAGAGCCCCTCTGGAGGACCAGAATGGGACCGAGACGGAGACACTATGTGGGAGGGCAGACAGCAGGACCAgaatggaggaggggagagggggaatggggtggaggagaggggggcagagagacatGATAATGTACCAGTGCCTCGTAGAGAGAGACCAGCATCCTCTGCCCCCTGGAGacagaggaacaggaacaggagggAGACGGTGGCCGTGTGTGCAGACAGGCCATCCTCAGAGCAGAGTCACCCCCAGGAGGAGAGGCAGATGGACCCCCCTGGGAACACCTCTGGGAGAGACAG GTTGTCAGATGCttccagggaggaggaagaggaggagagggggagcaggGTGAGCAGAGACACCCCTCCCAGACAACACGTCCTGGTGACCTTGGCGGACCAGAGGAAG GAAGACAGTGAGATCTCCCATGATGCACCAGCTGTCAACCCTCAGTGCTGG gATCCTGTCTTTTCCTCTGTCTATTCTAACAGTACACCTCAATATGTCATGTGTTACAATCAG acCAGCTCTTCCTTTGAGGCCCAGGAGGTATCCTCTCCTACCCAGCCGCTCTCTCAGCCCCAATGGAGACAGAAg CACGCTAGACCAGTAGAAGAGGAGGAGCTGCCACAGGCGTCGGTGGCTGAGCGCATGAGAACCCTACAGGAGAGTGAGGAGCAGTGGAAGACCAGAGGGAGAGGAGCCGCCAACGACTCAGCCCAGTACACTGTTGCCGGGCGCATGGCGAAAGGAG GTTTGGTGTCCCCTGTATCGGACATACACGAGACCCCTCCATCTCACACTAAGAGACCCTCCACAGGAGCCACAGCAACAGCATGCCCATATGAAG AGATCTCCAGTCACCCTGGGATGGAGGTTGGAGAGGACACAAAGCTGGACAAACTGGATTCCATTGTGGACAGGCTGAATA ccGCTCCCCAGGACACGCCCCTGGAGGTGACATCAGGGAGGGTGAAGGAGGTCATGACCCCTGATGACAGGGAGGTGTCGCCCCCCTCACCCTCTGCCCTCCCCGCTGGGGCTGGTGCTGCCACTGGAACTGACCCAGAACAAGACCTCAGTGCCCTCTGCCAGACCAACACAcctat gctgaCATCAGAAGTAGCGCAGCACAGGCGGTCGGTGCGTCCGTCCCGTAGGACCCAGGGCTCCCGGAACCCTCTGCGTGCTCTGGCGGCCCGCGATGACATCAGACAGGACTTCATGGGAGAGAGAGTCACCATGGCTACCGTGAACACTAACAGGACACAAGTGGAGAAGA TGGTCAAGAATTCCAACATGGCTGACTCAACTCTAGCAAGTCTGGCCAGTACAGAGGACTTCAGTAACGTCGATCTGCGTGATGTCACTTCCACAGAGTCAATGACGAACAACAACAACCTGCCCATCAGCAACCTCATGCTCATTCACATCAAAG GTTGGCATCATGTGCAAGTGCGTCTGGTGGAgcccactgccaggtctctgaacaGTGGAGACTGCTTCCTGCTGGTCACACCCACTCACTGCATCCTGTGGAGCGGAGAGTTCGCCAACACCAGAGAGAAAGCCAAG GCGTCAGAGCTGGCATCGTTGATCCAGACACAGGGGGATCTGGGATGCCGGGCCTGTGGGGTCAACCACCTAGAGGAGGGGGTCAATACTGACAACAGCCTGGCCTCTGACTTCTGGAACCTTCTGGGAGGAAAGACACAATACAGAG GAGCGGGAGCCCCAGAAGAGGATGAGCTATATGAGAGTGGGGTGGTGGAGTCTAACTGTTTGTACAGGCTGGtggagaacagactggtaccccaTGAGCAGGCCTGGGCATCCATCCCCACTGTCTCCCTACTGGGATCCACTGAG GCCCTGGTGTTTGACTTTGGCAGCGAGGTGTACCTGTGGCATGGGAAGGATGTTGCCCCTGGCGACAGGAGTGTGGCTGTACAGCTGGCCCAGCAGGTGTGGGGTGGTCCCTACGACTACAGCAACTGTAGGGTCAACCCACTGGACCCCACACACTGCAACCCCAGCATACAGCC GCAAGGTGAAAGACGGCCCGGCTGGGCTCTGTTTGGCTGTGTCTCTGAGCACAAGGAGACAGCCCTCTTCAGGGAGAAGTTTCTGGACTGGGCTGGAGATAAGGAGGAGACCACTGCAATGGTGGTGGAGGAGGCACAG ACTGCCATTCCGGTGTTGCCCCAGCAGAGTCCCCTGCCCCAGCAGCCCCAGCAGCAGTtagagtgtgtgtctctgtgtgcgtgtgatgCCAAGGCGCTGGTGGCAGGGCAGGGGGTGGCGGTGCCAGGGGCCTTGGTGGTCTCTACAGTCCTGGAGGGGGTGGACGTTCAGAGGGGTCATGGGGTCGTACCCCTGGAGGACGGGCGGCAGGTGGAGCTGAGCACTGTTGCCGTGGATACCTGGCACATTCAGGAGTTTGAGGACAGCGAGGCCCAGCTGGAGAGCCCAGGGCAGCTGCATGAAGGAGACACATACCTGGTCCGCTGGACCTATACTCTCAGCCCAGCGGATCAAAGCGGGGAGCCTGGGAGGGAGTGCTCTGCTGTCTTCATCTGGCAGGGCCGGCACTCCAGTATCAATGGGCGAGGCGCGTCTGCACTCACGAGTCATGAGGGAACACAG gtGATGGTGCCGCAGGGGCAGGAGCCTCCATGTTTCCTTCAGCTTTTCCAGGGAGGTCTGGTCATCCACAAAGGCTGCCGAGCGGACACCACCAACAACACAG GAGTCTGGCGTCTGTTCTGTGTGCGTGGGGAGCTGCCTGAGGAGGCCAGTCTGTTGGAGGTGGACTGTAGCTGTGGCAGCCTGCGCTCCCGAGGTTCTCTCATACTGCTCAACAGTCAACAGGGGGCACTCTACCTGTGGCATGGCTGTAAGGTCCACGCCAGCTCCCGGGAGGCAGGCAAGAGGGCTGTGGAGCGACTCACTCAGAT GTGCCCTTCTGAACTGGGCCTCAGCAGTGATAGCCCTTCGAGGGTGCAGGAAGTGGAGGAAGGGGCGGAGCCTGTTGAGTTTGGAAACGCTATTGGGCAGCAGGACAGGAAGGCCTATGACTGCATGCTACAAG ATCCAGGGAAGTATAACTTCACGCCACGCCTCTTCCATCTGAGCACCCGTTCCAGTACCTTCCTAGGGGAGGAGCTGCAGAGTCCTGCCCGGTTGCCAGGGGTTGTCATGGCAATGCCCTTTGTCCAGGAGAGCCTGTACTTTGTGCCACAGCCAG ccctgttcctgctGGATAACTGTATGGAGCTGTATCTGTGGCAGGCAGGTGAGCCTGAGGACAGTCAGACCGCTGGCTCAGCCTGTATCCGCTGGGCTAACGAGAGGAGGTGTGCCATGCAGACAGTGCTCCAGTACTGCAAAG AGAGGAACCCGAGGCGCCCCCTTCAGGCCTACCTCATCCAGGACGGAGCAGAACCCCTCACCTTCACCAACGTTTTCCCTCGCTGGGAGAAGAGACCCACACCCACCACACAG GGGGAGGCCGGGCGGGTCAAGCTGACCTTGGTGCAGGACGCCCTGGCCCAGCTCAGTAAGACCCAGTACCCCCTAGAGGAGCTGCTGCAGACCCCTCTGCCAGAGGGAGTGGACCCCCAGCGCCTGGAGATATACCTCTCCGACCACGACTTCCAG ACTATTttggagatgaagagagatgagTATGACTCCCTCCCAAACTGGAAACAAATCAGCCTGAAAAAAAGCAAAGGACtctattga